A genomic window from Silene latifolia isolate original U9 population chromosome Y, ASM4854445v1, whole genome shotgun sequence includes:
- the LOC141630786 gene encoding protein FAR1-RELATED SEQUENCE 7-like, protein MTTEYGVENHPWLNRLYSLRIKWCTALNNQYFSAGILSSQRSESTNHAMGFQASKTTPDTEFFGIFETTVRRWRGEEERKEFNSIRASPTSVFPLVELLQHASQIYTMELFRVFEKEFGHEMGTRAALITQEDTTLIYSVDTVGNEGSSHHVTYDYGNNLCACTCRKYQVMGIICYHIICVLHMHSVPEIPASCIHMR, encoded by the coding sequence ATGACGACAGAGTATGGTGTTGAAAACCACCCATGGCTCAATAGATTGTATAGTTTACGAATCAAATGGTGCACTGCATTGAATAATCAGTATTTCTCAGCGGGTATCCTTTCATCCCAAAGGAGCGAGAGTACAAATCATGCTATGGGGTTCCAAGCTTCAAAAACAACGCCAGACACTGAATTCTTTGGCATATTTGAGACGACCGTGAGAAGgtggagaggagaggaggagcgGAAAGAATTCAACTCTATAAGAGCGTCTCCTACATCCGTGTTCCCCCTTGTAGAACTTCTACAACATGCATCGCAGATATACACTATGGAGCTATTTCGTGTGTTTGAGAAGGAGTTTGGACATGAAATGGGCACCCGGGCAGCACTTATCACCCAAGAAGACACCACCTTAATCTATAGTGTCGACACGGTTGGCAACGAGGGTTCTTCCCATCATGTTACTTATGATTATGGGAACAACTTGTGTGCTTGCACTTGTAGGAAGTACCAAGTAATGGGCATTATATGTTACCACATCATATGTGTCCTGCACATGCATTCTGTTCCGGAGATCCCAGCTAGTTGCATACACATGAGGTAG